The Desulfovermiculus halophilus DSM 18834 region AGCTCTGATGACTGGCGTGCATATGACATCGTCAAACGTAGAATCCGAAAGCTCTATGCTGATCCTGAGGCCAAAATTGCTCAATTCATTGAACTGCTTAAGCTATAGGTGATCGCCATGGCCAGTCCGCAATGTGAAAATGGTTATACCCGCTTGGCTAATGAGCTCTTAGAAGCTTTGGCGCGAACTAGGCTGGCAGGCCAGGAATACCAAGCAGTGCTAGCCATTGTGCGTAAAACATATGGCTTTGG contains the following coding sequences:
- a CDS encoding replication protein, producing the protein MASPQCENGYTRLANELLEALARTRLAGQEYQAVLAIVRKTYGFGKKSDKISYGQLSKCAVAIKIRTKSGPAGNTFKPRRFHV